The segment CCAAAAATCATCAAAAACGACATTAATTTGCGAATTGCGACATTTAATGTGCGAACGTACATAAAAAGCCGATGATGGGATTTGAACCCATGACCTTTCGATTACGAATCGAATGCACTACCACTGTGCTACATCGGCAAAAGGCCTCATGCAGTATAACAGATAATCGTTCGTTTCTGAAACAGAAATTGCAGAAAATTCCATCTCATGTCACGATCGACAAAAATCCTCCCTTATTATATGAGCCAGCAATCCGAACGTCTGAGACAATCCGATCCCGAAAAATATGCGCGGCTCAAAGCCGAAGCCGCTGCACCTTATCGAGGATTGCGGAAATTTATCTACATTGCATTTGGTGGCTCAGGCGCGATTGGAGCTTTCGTCTTTCTCGCCCAAACGCTGGCAGGACGAGATCTGGAAACGGCACTTCCAAATCTTGCCCTGCAACTGGGCGTAATTGCATTGATGGTCTGGCTCTTTCGATTCGAGAATCGTTCATCAAAATAGCTAGAACTCGAATCTAACGGGCAACACCCACCACGTAGGGAGAAGAAATCGCTTCAGCCTTGCCTGCGCTCACTAACGCCTGATAGATAAATGCAGCAACTTCTGCGCGAGTTGCATCCCGATTGGGATTAAATTGTCCGACCGTCGGATAGTTCACCACGATTTGACGTTGAGTTGCCGCCGCGATCGGACTTCTTGCCCAAGTTGGAATCGAAGCTGCATCTTGGAAGCGAGACAGGAGCGACGGATCACCCGCTCCAAACTCTAATCCATTCGACAAAGCCACTAAGGACTGAACCTTCGGAATCCGTTGTTCAGGTCGGAACGTCCCACCCGGAAATCCTGCCATAAACCCACCGCGCGCAGCCGACTGAATCGCAGCAAAGCCCCAATATCTGCTAGAAACATCTGAGAAGTTGACTGCGGCATTCTTGGGAGCAGGGGCAAACGCTTTCAGCACGATCGCGGCAAACTGAGCACGCGTGACCGGATCATTCGGTTTGAATGTGCCATCTGGAAAGCCCGTAATAATCCCCCTTGATGCTAAAGCTTGGACATACTGCTGCGCCCAATGTCCTTGTACATCAGAAAAAGCGATTGCGCCACCAGGAGCAAAATTAATCAGACCTGCAATCTTTTTCTGATCCAGCTGATTCCCGATCGCAGTGAGAACATTCTGAGTCGTATTGTTAATATCGCGCCCTTTACTATTGCGGATCGTATTATTGCCAAGGCTTTCCGGTGTACCTAAATCAGGCTGAGCACTACTAAGAACTACAATGCCATCTTCGCTACTATCCGCAATCATATTGCCTCGGAGCACGGGTTTTGCAGAATCACCAATCACAAATCCACCCCGGTTTTTGACGATCTGATTGCCTTCAATCAGCGCCGTTGCTGTTCCATTAATCGCAAGCCCAAATCCCGTTTCAGTAAAGGAATTGTTCTTCACTTGACCGCTCGCAGCTCTCGTAATCGAGATTCCATTGCCTTGGTTTTTAACAAAAACATTGTCCGTTACAGTTGGGCTGGCATTCCCTGTAATAAAGACCCCTTCACGAACGCTATTGGCAAACGTGTTGTTTGAGATCGTGGGACTACCTTCCTCCACCCAAATTCCGGTTCCACGCGAGTTTTCATTTGTTACTGTCACCCCGCGAACCTGGCTCCCTTGTGCCAACCACATCGATACATTTTGTTTTGCGAAAGAGCGACTGATAATATCGCCCCCTCCTTGAATGATCGTGGATTGACCTTTGGTTGCTTCATCTCCTCGAACCGTTACCCCTGCTTTAACAATCAAGGGAAAGACTTCGCCAGATTGAAGATTGTAAGTTCCAGGAGCCAATTGAACGATCGTGCCTGCGGTCGCTTGATCGAGGGCAAATTTCAGCGTTTTGAAGGGAACTGCCTCTGTCCGCCCGGCAGTGGTTTGATCCGTTCCTCTGGCAGGGTTAACGTATAAGATTGTCGTCCCCACAGTGTTGAGCGGAACGGTTAGCGTTTCTGGAGGTGGGGTGACTTGGGCTTTCAGCGCCGTTTGTCCACCGAGCCAGAGTAAGGAAATCAAGCCCAAGGGCGCGATCGCAAGAATTTTAGAAGTGCCTAGACGTGTCATATGTTCTCTATACAGGGAAGGGGGTGAATGCCAGGATTGACCTTGTATCTAATCGAAAATGACCAGCCTGGATAGATGCAAGTTCCCCAGGATTGGCTACTGAAATATACCGCAAGATTTCGGAAAGCGATGCACCAGAAATATGAAGGATTGATCGATTTTTGTAAGAAGAGTGCGATCGCATTTCTTCAGACGGTGGCAGATGATCGGTTTTCTCGGATACTAGAAGAGACGACAGCCAGTTGGGAGTCAGTGATGTTATCAAAAGGGTTTGAAATTGAGGTCTATACCGGCACACCTCAAGGAGATGTCGTCGGGATGTCTGATGAGATTGTTGCGGCGTTAGATGGGTTTGTCCGAGAACCCGATAGCCGCAATGTTGAATACACGACCCCGCCTTGTTTTCGATATGAGCGATCGCTGTGTGATTTGGTCACGCCTCGGCTGCGGTTACGTCAATTTTTAAAGTCAAAAGGTGATTACACCTTAATTCCAGGAAGTACATTGCCCTTAGCAGGACAGGGCGATCGGTTTTGGCGATCTGATCCAGCCAATCCTTATCATGATTATATTGAGAAGACTTACGGTACAAAAGTTGTTACTGCAAGTGTACATATTAATATTGGCATCAGTGATCCTGAAGTATTGATGCGAGCGTGTCGCTTAGTGAGAATGGAAGCGCCGTTGTATTTAGCCTTGAGTGCTGCATCGCCTTGGTTTAATGGCGAAATGACGGGGTATCATTCCACGCGCTGGGGACTGTTTCCGAAAACGCCTGCTCATGTGCCAATCTTTGAAAGCCATGCTCACTTTATTCGGTGGACAGAGGAGCAAATTGCGATCGGCACGATGCAAAATGTGCGTCATCTCTGGTCTGCGGTGCGTCCGAACGGTGATCGCCGTCCTTACAATTTGAATCGCTTAGAATTGAGAATTTGTGATTTGGTCTCTGATCCGATCGCGTTGCTGGCAGTGACTGCATTGTTAGAAGCTCGGCTGCAGCAATTGATTGCAGATCCCAGTCTTGATCCGTTGCAGCAGAGCAAGTTGAATGCAGAAGATTTAGTTGAAATTGCCAATGAGAATGAGGCAGCAGCAGCTAAATCCAGTTTGGATGCAGAGTTGAGACATTGGCAAGACGGACAGCCGATTTTGGCGCGTGAATGGATTGAGCAACTGTATGCTGAGACGTTTGCGATCGCGAAAAAAGCAGGCTTTAGTTGTTTCTTGCTGCCTGTGAAGAAGATTCTCCGCGAAGGCAATGAGGCACAACGCTGGATCAAACTGAGCGAACAAGGCTTGAACAATCGAGAAATCCTGGTGCAATCGATTCAAGCGATGCAACTGCGAGAAAAAGAACTCGAAGGGCAAATTTGCCAATCATTGGTTGCTTAGTAATCGCGATCTGGTTTCGACGACAAACGATGTCGATCTTGTTGAGTTGTAACTGCTCAAGAGAGTGGGGAGTAGGGGGTAGGGAGTAGGGAACTACCAAAAGAACTACTCCCCACTCCCCACCTGATTTAGGACTACCACATTAGCTCCAAATGTTGATCGAAGCTGATAATTTGTCCTTTTTTAGCGAATTTTCACGATCGAGATCGCACGGTACACTTACAGGCAAAACCTGTAAGTTGTTTACGCAGCAAGCTTATGATGCATCATCGTTTTGATCGGCGGATGCTGATCCGGCTATTCGCGCTCCTCTCAATCACGGGAACCATTGCCGCTCTTTTGCCTCTACCAAATTTTGACTCGCAAGCGAGATCGGTCGATTCGATGACTCCATTGCGTCAATCTTTGTCCGGTCTGTACGGCAATTAATATTAATTTCTGTGGGCTGCTGCTGCCAAAACCGTAGCATAGGGAGTCTCGTGGAGATGAGCTTTACCGACAGAGCCAAATAATTCTAGTTTCTCAAGAATCACATCTTGCATAGCTGCGATCGCTTCCCCGGTCACTTCTAGTAAGTCCTTCTCCTGCTGCCCACAAATCTCATCTTTGAGTGCCTGCATATACGCCTGCCGGACTTCGGTATTGACATTAAACTTACACACCCCAAGCTGAATCGAGCGCGCGATCATCTCGGCAGGCAACCCAGATGCACCATGCAAAACGAGAGGAATGTCGAGTAACATCCGAATCTGTTCTAAGCGCGGAAAATCTAAACGGGGAGGACTTTTATATTCCCCGTGAACATTCCCGATCGTCACTGCCAAAGCATCGACATTCGTCGCTTTGACAAATTCGACGGCTTGCTGAGGATCCGTCATTTTTGCTTCTTTTTCAGCGATTGTTAATCCGTCTTCTGTGCCGCTGATTCGTCCAATCTCCGCTTCGACGATCGCATGATAAGAATGCGCCAATCGCGTCATATTGCGCGTAAATTCTAGATTTTGCTCATAGGGAAGCGGCGAGCCATCCGCCATAATTGAGCGCACACCATCTTGCAAAACCCGATCGATATCTTTCACGGAAGTACTGTGATCGAGATGTACTGAAATGGGCACAGTTGCAGCTTCTGCGGCTTCTAAGCACAGAGCAACCAGAGGAGAACTGCCATATTTCAAAGCGCTTGGATGCAATTGCAGCATGGCAGGACTACGACTGATCTCGGCGGCATTGATCACTGCTTTTACGCCTTCGAGATTGTAAACATTGAACGCTCCGATCGCAAAAATATTTCGGCGAGCCGTTTCCAAGAGTTCCCGTGTCGAAGTCAGCATCCGTTGCGGCTCCCGATAGAATTAAGACTAGACCGAATTGTACGATAAGACTTTGCAGTTTAAAAAAATCGTTATGCCTGAATTGCCAGATACCTTAGAAGATGCGATCGCGCAAGCCCAAATCGCGACCCAAGCGGCTCTAGAAGCGGGTTATACCCGGTTACAAGTCGAACTCGTGTTTCCAGAGTTGAAACCAATGCCGATCGCAGAGCAATTCATTACGATGTTTCGCGATCGCGGTGCAGGGCTGAAACTCTTTTTCACAGACTCCGGGATTGCTGCACTCGCAAAACGAGATTGGGGCGACTTACCCCACCAAATCCGCAGCTTAGATGTTGCAGGCTCCCGGCAGACGACCCCCGTTACAGAACAAGTTGATCCCGAAGACGAACTTTACGTCTTTGTTTCTCCGAGTGCC is part of the Leptolyngbya boryana PCC 6306 genome and harbors:
- a CDS encoding DUF1565 domain-containing protein, which gives rise to MTRLGTSKILAIAPLGLISLLWLGGQTALKAQVTPPPETLTVPLNTVGTTILYVNPARGTDQTTAGRTEAVPFKTLKFALDQATAGTIVQLAPGTYNLQSGEVFPLIVKAGVTVRGDEATKGQSTIIQGGGDIISRSFAKQNVSMWLAQGSQVRGVTVTNENSRGTGIWVEEGSPTISNNTFANSVREGVFITGNASPTVTDNVFVKNQGNGISITRAASGQVKNNSFTETGFGLAINGTATALIEGNQIVKNRGGFVIGDSAKPVLRGNMIADSSEDGIVVLSSAQPDLGTPESLGNNTIRNSKGRDINNTTQNVLTAIGNQLDQKKIAGLINFAPGGAIAFSDVQGHWAQQYVQALASRGIITGFPDGTFKPNDPVTRAQFAAIVLKAFAPAPKNAAVNFSDVSSRYWGFAAIQSAARGGFMAGFPGGTFRPEQRIPKVQSLVALSNGLEFGAGDPSLLSRFQDAASIPTWARSPIAAATQRQIVVNYPTVGQFNPNRDATRAEVAAFIYQALVSAGKAEAISSPYVVGVAR
- a CDS encoding DUF3493 domain-containing protein, with product MSRSTKILPYYMSQQSERLRQSDPEKYARLKAEAAAPYRGLRKFIYIAFGGSGAIGAFVFLAQTLAGRDLETALPNLALQLGVIALMVWLFRFENRSSK
- a CDS encoding class II fructose-bisphosphate aldolase, translating into MLTSTRELLETARRNIFAIGAFNVYNLEGVKAVINAAEISRSPAMLQLHPSALKYGSSPLVALCLEAAEAATVPISVHLDHSTSVKDIDRVLQDGVRSIMADGSPLPYEQNLEFTRNMTRLAHSYHAIVEAEIGRISGTEDGLTIAEKEAKMTDPQQAVEFVKATNVDALAVTIGNVHGEYKSPPRLDFPRLEQIRMLLDIPLVLHGASGLPAEMIARSIQLGVCKFNVNTEVRQAYMQALKDEICGQQEKDLLEVTGEAIAAMQDVILEKLELFGSVGKAHLHETPYATVLAAAAHRN
- the gshA gene encoding glutamate--cysteine ligase, whose amino-acid sequence is MQVPQDWLLKYTARFRKAMHQKYEGLIDFCKKSAIAFLQTVADDRFSRILEETTASWESVMLSKGFEIEVYTGTPQGDVVGMSDEIVAALDGFVREPDSRNVEYTTPPCFRYERSLCDLVTPRLRLRQFLKSKGDYTLIPGSTLPLAGQGDRFWRSDPANPYHDYIEKTYGTKVVTASVHINIGISDPEVLMRACRLVRMEAPLYLALSAASPWFNGEMTGYHSTRWGLFPKTPAHVPIFESHAHFIRWTEEQIAIGTMQNVRHLWSAVRPNGDRRPYNLNRLELRICDLVSDPIALLAVTALLEARLQQLIADPSLDPLQQSKLNAEDLVEIANENEAAAAKSSLDAELRHWQDGQPILAREWIEQLYAETFAIAKKAGFSCFLLPVKKILREGNEAQRWIKLSEQGLNNREILVQSIQAMQLREKELEGQICQSLVA